From the genome of Malus domestica chromosome 04, GDT2T_hap1, one region includes:
- the LOC108173240 gene encoding uncharacterized protein, which produces MKCAKLKEVNPTLIARVGKVLFRRSPSIDMESIRKNLCPEILKQLRKSFYTNIPVSYKENIVNEVVPKIGVDFEEEKDTFQIKLSDSTRPDATLSCKCCVMKEHVKLQLYKVELNQLRNMVMDISCTTKSLGLRLMLCTKRLVTDLTDDEMQSIRDLINSAILDP; this is translated from the exons ATGAAGTGCGCAAAGCTCAAAGAAGTAAATCCTACTTTGATTGCTAGAGTTGGGAAAGTACTTTTTCGTAG GAGCCCTTCAATTGACATGGAATCCATCAGAAAAAATTTGTGTCCTGAAATCTTGAAACAATTGAGGAAATCATTTTATACAAACATTCCTGTTTCATATAAGGAAAATATTGTGAACGAAGTTGTCCCGAAAATTGGAGTTGATTTCGAAGAGGAGAAAGATACATTCCAAATAAAG TTGTCTGATTCCACCAGACCGGATGCAACTCTCTCCTGCAAATGCTGTGTAATGAAAGAACATGTAAAGCTACAACTCTACAAG GTTGAACTGAATCAACTGCGTAACATGGTCATGGACATTTCATGCACTACTAAGAGTCTGGGCCTGAGACTAATGCTATGCACGAAGAGACTCGTAACAGATCTGACT GATGATGAGATGCAAAGCATTAGGGATCTGATTAATTCGGCAATTCTCGATCCATAG